A DNA window from Ranitomeya imitator isolate aRanImi1 chromosome 2, aRanImi1.pri, whole genome shotgun sequence contains the following coding sequences:
- the LOC138664079 gene encoding uncharacterized protein: protein MALINKSTKFPPLTMVPAIDTFTKMVTTDIEGMRSKPRGGAKDNLTNKERVALRELCLWDDVVFKNADKGGNVVIWPNQMYEMQADKLLQNTQEYKQLTYNPMSRFKEELIDILTVAYEGNIIPKKLLEVYTKLHPRLATLYLVPKVHKNAADPPGRPIVAANEGLCEIICDIVEYYLKPLVTQLPSYIKDTNAALGHLENIQLTDDMILVTADVEALYSCIKHSDGLQAVEKYLMQSNMEQDMSEFILILLKFILTHNVFMFAGKIFLQLQGTAMGASCAPSYANLFMGAWEWSIFQENEIQGMERIHNWIRFIDDILFIWEGPIEELNILMNRLNQNDKNIKLTYKYGREIDFLDLLITTLPDGHLSTTVYRKPTATNSLLHASSLHPRSTTNSIPIGQFLRIKRICSEEAQFEAQSRALRERFQDRGYNRRAIQKGYWRAKNIPRQQLLHKNQPASRKTEQDNQYIFYF, encoded by the exons ATGGCTCTCATAAATAAATCAACCAAATTTCCCCCGCTCACCATGGTTCCAGCCATAGATACCTTTACTAAAATGGTCACAACCGACATAGAAGGCATGAGATCGAAACCGAGAGGAGGTGCCAAAGATAATCTTACTAACAAGGAGAGGGTAGCTTTGAGGGAGTTGTGCCTTTGGGATGATGTTGTCTTCAAAAATGCGGATAAAGGCGGCAATGTAGTAATCTGGCCTAATCAGATGTATGAGATGCAAGCAGACAAATTGCTGCAAAATACTCAAGAATATAAACAACTTACATACAATCCTATGAGTAGGTTCAAGGAGGAATTGATTGATATACTTACCGTGGCATATGAAGGCAACATCATCCCGAAAAAACTATTAGAGGTATACACCAAGCTGCATCCCAGATTGGCAACTCTATATTTAGTACCTAAGGTCCACAAAAATGCTGCTGACCCGCCTGGGAGACCAATAGTGGCCGCAAATGAAGGGCTGTGCGAGATTATATGTGATATAGTGGAGTATTATCTCAAGCCTCTAGTGACACAACTCCCCTCGTATATCAAAGATACCAATGCCGCCCTGGGACATTTAGAGAACATCCAACTCACAGATGATATGATCTTAGTCACGGCCGATGTAGAGGCACTGTATTCATGTATTAAACACTCTGATGGGCTACAGGCGGTGGAAAAATATCTCATGCAAAGTAACATGGAACAGGATATGTCAGAGTTTATTCTTATACTACTCAAATTTATTCTGACACACAATGTCTTCATGTTTGCAGGGAAGATCTTTTTGCAATTACAGGGCACAgcgatgggggcctcttgtgccccctcgtacgccaatTTATTCATGGGAGCATGGGAATGGTCAATATTCCAGGAAAATGAGATCCAGGGTATGGAGCGAATCCATAACTGGAttcgcttcattgatgatattctGTTCATCTGGGAAGGTCCAATAGAAGAGCTTAATATCCTCATGAACAGGTTGAATCAAAATGATAAAAACATTAAGTTAACATATAAATACGGACGAGAAATTGACTTCTTGGATCTACTTATCACCACTCTACCGGATGGGCATTTATCCACTACTGTATATCGCAAACCGACAGCGACGAACTCATTATTACATGCATCTTCCTTGCACCCCAGGTCTACCACCAACAGTATACCCATTGGGCAATTCTTACGCATCAAAAGGATCTGCTCAGAGGAGGCACAATTTGAAGCTCAATCTAGAGCTCTTAGGGAAAGATTTCAAGACAGAGGGTACAATCGTCGGGCCATACAAAAGGGGTATTGGAGAGCAAAGAATATCCCCAGGCAACAACTATTACACAAGAATCAACCTGCTTCAAGGAAAACAGAACAGGATAACCAG TACATTTTCTACTTCTGA